The DNA segment TCGCACAGTTCGTCGTCACTGATCTTCAACTCGGATGCCTTGGGTGCCATTGCCGAATCCTTGATGCCGGCAATCTGGCGGTTGCGCCAATCTTCCAACGCCTTGGGCGCCGTCGTGTAGTGGCCGTGAATGTCGATGATCATCACTATGCTCCAGTAATACTGATTGAGGTACTCACGCCGGCTCCATGCCCAGGCGCCGTTTGGCCGTGGTGGCGGCGGGAGAGCGCATGAAACCGAGCAAGGCACGCACAGCTTTGGACTGGAGCGACGTGACACACAGGCCGGCCGAGAAGGTAGTGACGATCTCGCTGCCGGGCGGCATAGTCCCGAGCACAGCAATGCCGGGAAGGTGCATCAACTCGCTGTGCTGCTGGAAGCCGAGTTCGACTTCGCCACTTGCCACCAGTTGTCCCACTGGCACGCCGGGCGGCACCTGCACGAAGCGGCTGCGAACCAAAGCGGCAATGCCCCAGCGCTCGAACAGCTTCATCAGCGCCACGCCGCTGGGCCCGGTGGAATAGCCCAAGGTGCGCGCTGCGAGCACGGTGCGCCGCAGCATATCTTCGGAACCGATGTCCGGCCGCGGCGCCCCGGCGCGCACTGCTATCGCCACTGCCGAGCGCATCAGGTCGGTCTTACTGTCGGCTACCACGCGTCCGGCGGCGACCAGCTTGTCGATCGCATCTGTGGCGAGAACTACCACGTCGAAAGGTTCACCGGCCTGCAAGCGTTTGGCTGCATCCACACCGCCCACCGATTCGAAGCTGACCTCGACGCCGCTGCACTGCATGTAAGCACCAGCCAGGTCGGCCAGCACCTGGCGCGTCGCCATCGAGGAGATGCCAACGATTCGGGTCGCGATATCGGACACTGAAGTTTGCATTTGTCCCACCAATTATTGATGGAGCGATTGTGGCAATACAACGGCATTCTGCCAAGCCAAGCGGCGCACTACTAGCTATCGCATTTTGTTATGGGCGCGGCTCGGAGTGGGAGATGGCACAGTCTCAGCCGCGGCCAGGATCAGTTCACGTAACAGGCGCAGCATGTGCTTGGTCAGGGGCGTCGCCGGCTTGTGTGCCGAAACCGCAAGGCACAAGGTGCTCGCCAGTGACGGCTCGACAAGTTTGCGCAGGACGTAAGCTTCTGGCTGGCCTGAGGCGGCCAACGCCGTGGGCGTCAAGATGGCATGGCCGTGACCGGCGCGCACCAGTTCCAGGATCGACTGCACGCTGGAGATTTCCAGCGCGACATTCAGCTTGCGGCCGGCCAGCGCCGCCTGTGTCTCCAGCAGTTTGCGGATGGCGTGAGTACGTTCCGGCAGGATCAACGGAAAACCCGTCAGTTCGGCCAAGGTTACCGTGTCCCCTAATCCCGCCAGGGAACCGCCTGCGCGACTGGAAGCTTTCTTGGCTGCAGCGCTGGCGCCGACCTTGATTTTCCGGCTGTTGGTAGCCGGGCTGACCATGCCAAGCGACTCGTCGAGTACCGGCACAAGTTCAAGTGCCGTTTGCGAATCCGGGTTGTGCAGCAGCCCGATGTCAACCCGGCCGGTGGCTATCCATTCCGCCAAGTGGGCAGACAAGCCCTCGACGATGGCCAGGCGCGCCTTCGGCAGGGCGCGGCGAAAGCCATCGACCAGCGGCAGTGTGAGCAGGCGACCCATGCTTGGCGGCAGGCCGACGACAATGCGTCCGCCCGGTTCGCCGCGAGTGCTTTCCAGATCCTCGCGCACCCGCGATACCAATTGCAGGATGCCGAGGCTTTGGTCGAACAGGCGCTGACCTGCCTCGGTGAGCACGACGCCGCGACCGTTGCGCAGCAACAGCGTGACGCGCAAATCCGTTTCCAGCAAACGGACTTG comes from the Georgfuchsia toluolica genome and includes:
- a CDS encoding substrate-binding domain-containing protein, with product MQTSVSDIATRIVGISSMATRQVLADLAGAYMQCSGVEVSFESVGGVDAAKRLQAGEPFDVVVLATDAIDKLVAAGRVVADSKTDLMRSAVAIAVRAGAPRPDIGSEDMLRRTVLAARTLGYSTGPSGVALMKLFERWGIAALVRSRFVQVPPGVPVGQLVASGEVELGFQQHSELMHLPGIAVLGTMPPGSEIVTTFSAGLCVTSLQSKAVRALLGFMRSPAATTAKRRLGMEPA
- a CDS encoding LysR substrate-binding domain-containing protein, translating into MNLKQLEYFVRVAELGSFSKASLILNIAQPALSRQVRLLETDLRVTLLLRNGRGVVLTEAGQRLFDQSLGILQLVSRVREDLESTRGEPGGRIVVGLPPSMGRLLTLPLVDGFRRALPKARLAIVEGLSAHLAEWIATGRVDIGLLHNPDSQTALELVPVLDESLGMVSPATNSRKIKVGASAAAKKASSRAGGSLAGLGDTVTLAELTGFPLILPERTHAIRKLLETQAALAGRKLNVALEISSVQSILELVRAGHGHAILTPTALAASGQPEAYVLRKLVEPSLASTLCLAVSAHKPATPLTKHMLRLLRELILAAAETVPSPTPSRAHNKMR